One window from the genome of Haladaptatus paucihalophilus DX253 encodes:
- a CDS encoding endonuclease dU → MKSGVRALGVAESYRRDTSTLAGVVTRASRVTDGFVFGDCTVGGTDVTDGIIDLVERLDREDVRYVLVGGIALAWYNVVDMHRLHEATDRPVIAVTFEESDGLLESLEAEFSGDALDRRRERYRGQPPRRELSVNDQTVFVRQVGLPEGEARDVVRAFTPEGGRPEPLRVARLAARAADEWRGGTDR, encoded by the coding sequence GTGAAGTCGGGTGTTCGAGCGCTCGGTGTCGCGGAATCTTACCGCCGCGACACCAGCACGCTCGCTGGCGTGGTCACCCGCGCGAGCAGGGTGACGGACGGTTTTGTTTTTGGAGACTGTACGGTCGGCGGAACGGACGTGACCGACGGGATTATCGACCTCGTGGAGCGACTGGACCGCGAAGACGTACGCTACGTCCTCGTCGGCGGCATCGCCCTCGCGTGGTACAACGTGGTGGACATGCACCGCCTTCACGAAGCGACCGACCGACCGGTCATCGCCGTCACCTTCGAGGAGAGCGACGGCCTGCTCGAATCGCTCGAAGCCGAGTTCTCCGGCGATGCGCTCGACCGGCGGCGCGAACGCTATCGGGGGCAACCGCCGCGGCGCGAACTCTCGGTCAACGACCAGACGGTCTTCGTCCGACAGGTCGGCCTTCCAGAGGGAGAGGCCCGCGATGTCGTCCGGGCGTTTACGCCCGAGGGCGGCCGACCCGAACCGCTCCGCGTCGCGCGGTTGGCCGCCCGCGCCGCGGACGAGTGGCGCGGCGGAACGGACCGCTGA
- a CDS encoding helix-turn-helix domain-containing protein: MISVTMDMVQYDCPYIDVTDETDVSFHTMHWDFNTAQRKLETRILVRGDDRGALTNGLGALQDHDRMLEFELLSRRGDTAVIKSFIGQTDAMRTIRKHDGYITGPFQISDGSERWNVGFDSADNTDNALSDLERNNDFRVESRNATSFEEYLDVIQHLGAAKNVLDGCRELSETERETLRKAVDGGYFRTPRDADLGTLAEEFDVSKTAASNNLRRAEAKVLERVVSSFPEIESEELLTHE, translated from the coding sequence ATGATTTCGGTAACAATGGACATGGTGCAGTATGACTGTCCATACATCGACGTGACGGACGAAACGGACGTCTCGTTTCACACCATGCATTGGGACTTCAACACCGCCCAGCGGAAGTTGGAGACGCGGATTCTCGTTCGCGGGGACGACCGGGGCGCGCTGACCAACGGTCTCGGCGCGTTGCAGGACCACGACCGGATGTTGGAGTTCGAACTCCTCTCGCGCCGCGGCGACACCGCGGTCATCAAGTCGTTCATCGGGCAGACGGACGCGATGCGGACGATTCGAAAGCACGACGGCTACATCACGGGGCCGTTTCAGATCAGCGACGGGAGCGAACGCTGGAACGTCGGATTCGACTCCGCCGACAACACCGACAACGCCCTCTCGGATTTGGAGAGGAACAACGACTTCCGCGTCGAGAGCCGAAACGCCACGTCGTTCGAGGAGTACCTCGACGTCATCCAGCACCTCGGCGCGGCGAAAAACGTCCTCGACGGCTGTCGGGAACTGTCGGAGACGGAGCGCGAAACGCTCCGCAAAGCCGTCGATGGAGGGTACTTCCGAACGCCGCGGGACGCGGACCTCGGAACGTTGGCCGAGGAGTTCGACGTTTCGAAGACGGCGGCGTCGAACAACCTCCGACGGGCGGAGGCAAAGGTGCTCGAACGCGTCGTCTCGTCGTTCCCCGAAATCGAATCAGAAGAGCTGTTGACACACGAATAG
- a CDS encoding nuclear transport factor 2 family protein: protein MDSEAVVRAYYDSIDAHDYETFAGLFTPDVVHERPDRTIEGRDTLVSFMRDDRPNKETSHELSRVEENEEATVAEGHLLDADGEEMFAFEDDFTVVDGRIARIRTRTR from the coding sequence ATGGACTCCGAAGCGGTCGTTCGGGCGTACTACGATTCCATCGACGCACACGACTACGAGACGTTCGCCGGGTTGTTCACCCCGGACGTGGTACACGAGCGACCCGACCGGACCATCGAGGGACGCGACACCCTCGTCTCGTTCATGCGCGACGACCGCCCGAACAAGGAGACGAGTCACGAACTCTCGCGGGTCGAGGAGAACGAGGAAGCGACCGTCGCCGAAGGTCACCTGCTCGACGCCGACGGCGAGGAGATGTTCGCCTTCGAGGACGACTTCACCGTCGTGGACGGCCGAATCGCACGGATTCGGACGCGGACGCGGTAG
- a CDS encoding DUF5786 family protein — protein sequence MGFGSYDESEQENREYSADLDDDSGVETSEHDHEGSVDFEIGASNDELLDRLSEIKDEE from the coding sequence ATGGGCTTCGGGAGCTACGACGAATCAGAACAAGAAAATCGGGAGTATAGCGCGGACTTGGACGACGACAGCGGTGTCGAAACGTCGGAGCACGACCACGAAGGCAGCGTAGATTTCGAGATTGGGGCATCGAACGACGAGCTGTTGGACCGACTCAGCGAAATCAAAGACGAAGAGTAG
- a CDS encoding MBL fold metallo-hydrolase, with the protein MQVVTVTADAETFTCNAYLVLGERTVLVDAGAMDGVVDVIREHTDTLDAVVLTHQHGDHVEQLDAVLDEFDAELAAYAPHPRRDTPLSDGDTVRIGDEEFEAVHTPGHADDHLAFVSDSTIFSGDVVVHDDGAFDDGSFGRTDMPGQSREELIESIRDLLDRMPDSVEHMYAGHGDEFHGDGPGGHSPGSQSERQDSSGDVRDVIETALERAEKREPKYPE; encoded by the coding sequence ATGCAAGTCGTCACCGTCACCGCCGACGCCGAGACGTTCACCTGCAACGCGTATCTCGTGCTCGGCGAGCGCACCGTCCTCGTCGACGCCGGGGCGATGGATGGCGTCGTGGACGTCATCCGCGAACACACCGACACGCTCGATGCGGTCGTCCTCACTCACCAGCACGGCGACCACGTCGAACAACTCGACGCCGTGTTGGACGAATTCGACGCGGAACTCGCCGCCTACGCCCCGCACCCTCGTCGCGATACGCCCCTCTCCGACGGCGATACGGTTCGTATCGGCGACGAGGAGTTCGAGGCCGTGCACACGCCCGGCCACGCGGACGACCACCTCGCGTTCGTCAGCGATTCGACCATCTTCAGCGGCGACGTCGTGGTCCACGACGACGGCGCGTTCGACGACGGCAGTTTCGGACGAACCGACATGCCGGGGCAGTCCCGCGAGGAGCTCATCGAGAGCATCCGCGACCTCCTCGACCGCATGCCGGATTCGGTCGAACACATGTACGCCGGACACGGCGACGAATTCCACGGCGACGGTCCAGGGGGCCATTCTCCCGGGAGTCAGTCGGAACGGCAGGACAGTTCCGGCGACGTGCGCGACGTCATCGAAACCGCACTGGAGCGGGCGGAGAAACGCGAACCGAAGTATCCCGAGTGA
- a CDS encoding uracil-DNA glycosylase, with translation MGTMEGLDVTDCTRCPALVECRSQIVNGVGPEDADVLFIGEAPGAREDERGEPFVGRSGSVLDEKLRDRGLSRADVRITNCVRCRPPENRDPTTEELGNCREYLEREIELVDPDVIVTLGKVPSQHVLDRDVAVTNEAGSIEAVELGGTKRDVLVCLHPAATLYDRSQESTFESALDKAATMAGANGGQSNLGDF, from the coding sequence ATGGGTACGATGGAGGGACTGGACGTCACCGACTGTACGCGCTGTCCGGCACTAGTCGAGTGCCGAAGTCAAATCGTCAACGGCGTCGGTCCGGAGGACGCGGACGTGTTGTTCATCGGGGAAGCACCGGGCGCGCGGGAAGACGAACGGGGCGAACCGTTCGTCGGTCGGAGCGGGTCGGTGCTGGACGAAAAACTCCGCGACAGGGGACTGTCGCGGGCGGACGTTCGAATCACCAACTGCGTTCGCTGTCGCCCGCCGGAGAACCGCGACCCGACGACGGAGGAACTCGGCAACTGCCGGGAGTATCTGGAACGGGAAATCGAACTCGTGGACCCCGACGTCATCGTCACGCTCGGAAAGGTTCCGAGCCAGCATGTCCTCGACCGGGACGTGGCAGTGACGAACGAAGCCGGGTCGATAGAAGCCGTCGAACTCGGCGGGACGAAACGCGACGTGCTCGTCTGCCTGCACCCCGCCGCCACGCTCTACGACCGGAGTCAGGAGTCCACGTTCGAGAGCGCGCTCGACAAGGCGGCGACGATGGCGGGCGCGAACGGCGGCCAGTCGAACCTCGGCGATTTCTGA
- the serS gene encoding serine--tRNA ligase produces MLDRKFIRDHPDEVREGLENRGDDVDLDGFLDLDAEWRELKARGDDLRHERNEVSRSIGELKQEGKEEEAQAAIERSSALKEELEEVETKASELEEELEERMLEIPNVPHESVPVGADEGDNVEQRREGFDDLRDLPADVIPHYELGEELDIIDEERAAKTTGSGFYFLKGDGARLEHAIMQFMLDVHREQDYVDIFPPIPINSDSMTGTGQLPKFAEDAYKIEGEDLWLCPTAEVPVTNMYADDILLRDDLPLKHQAYTPNFRREAGEHGTETRGIVRVHQFNKVEMVNFVEPEESYDRLDILLDEAEEVLRRLELPYRVLELCTGDLGFKATKQIDLEVWAPGDDLDDGPEEGGRWLEVSTASNFEDFQARRAGLRYRPERHESTEYLHTLNASGLALPRVMVAILEYYQNDDGTVTIPEALRPYMGGQEVIDGHEPVGESALGSGERD; encoded by the coding sequence ATGCTCGACAGGAAGTTTATCCGGGACCACCCGGACGAAGTTCGAGAGGGGCTCGAAAACCGAGGCGACGACGTAGATTTGGACGGCTTTCTCGATTTGGACGCCGAATGGCGCGAACTGAAGGCGCGCGGCGACGACCTTCGGCACGAACGAAACGAGGTCAGCCGGAGCATCGGCGAGCTGAAACAGGAAGGAAAAGAGGAGGAAGCACAGGCGGCCATCGAACGGTCGAGCGCGCTCAAAGAAGAGCTCGAAGAAGTCGAGACGAAGGCGAGCGAACTGGAGGAAGAGCTCGAAGAGCGGATGCTCGAAATCCCGAACGTGCCACACGAGAGCGTCCCGGTCGGCGCGGACGAGGGCGACAACGTGGAACAGCGGCGCGAGGGCTTCGACGACCTCCGAGACCTCCCGGCGGACGTGATTCCGCACTACGAACTCGGCGAGGAACTGGACATCATCGACGAGGAGCGGGCGGCGAAAACCACCGGCAGCGGCTTTTACTTCCTGAAGGGCGACGGCGCGCGACTGGAGCACGCCATCATGCAGTTCATGCTGGACGTCCACCGCGAGCAGGACTACGTGGACATCTTCCCTCCGATACCCATCAACAGCGACTCGATGACGGGAACGGGCCAACTGCCGAAGTTCGCGGAGGACGCCTACAAAATCGAGGGCGAAGACCTCTGGCTCTGCCCGACCGCGGAGGTGCCGGTGACGAACATGTACGCGGACGACATCCTCCTGCGCGACGACCTGCCGCTGAAACATCAGGCGTACACGCCGAACTTCCGGCGCGAGGCCGGTGAACACGGCACCGAAACCCGCGGTATCGTGCGCGTCCACCAGTTCAACAAGGTCGAGATGGTCAACTTCGTGGAACCCGAGGAGAGCTACGACCGCCTCGACATCCTGTTGGACGAGGCCGAGGAAGTCCTGCGCCGCCTCGAACTTCCGTACCGAGTCCTCGAACTCTGCACGGGCGACCTCGGGTTCAAGGCGACCAAGCAGATAGACCTCGAAGTGTGGGCACCCGGCGACGACTTGGACGACGGCCCGGAGGAAGGAGGCCGCTGGCTCGAAGTCTCGACCGCTTCGAACTTCGAGGACTTTCAGGCCCGTCGAGCGGGACTTCGCTACCGCCCCGAACGCCACGAATCGACGGAGTACCTGCACACGCTGAACGCCTCGGGGCTGGCGCTCCCCCGCGTCATGGTCGCCATTCTGGAGTACTACCAGAACGACGACGGCACGGTGACGATTCCCGAAGCCCTCCGGCCGTACATGGGCGGACAGGAAGTCATCGACGGTCACGAACCCGTCGGCGAGAGCGCGCTCGGGTCGGGCGAACGGGACTGA
- a CDS encoding 50S ribosomal protein L40e yields MASFDAAEKRTLEKMICMRCNARNPQRAEKCRKCGYSKLRPKSKEPRSA; encoded by the coding sequence ATGGCCAGTTTCGACGCAGCAGAGAAACGAACGCTCGAAAAGATGATTTGCATGCGCTGTAACGCGCGCAACCCGCAGCGAGCGGAGAAGTGCCGCAAGTGCGGCTACAGCAAGCTTCGTCCGAAGAGCAAGGAACCGCGCAGCGCATAA
- a CDS encoding GNAT family N-acetyltransferase: MPGPVFLRGDRIELRTVEADDLDFLQETINDPDVRRFLGSRSPINGEQEREWYEERASDADSDHTHLLICRDGEAMGTISLHPHDSTGVNAEIGISLAEEFWGEGYGTEASRLITDFGFRERRHHRIFARVFEGNVGSARIWEKLGFRHEATHVEAEFLDGEYVNVERYAVLEDEWFGEDE, encoded by the coding sequence ATGCCCGGACCCGTTTTTCTACGCGGCGACCGAATCGAACTCAGGACGGTCGAAGCGGACGACTTGGACTTCCTGCAGGAAACGATAAACGATCCAGACGTCCGCCGATTCCTCGGCAGTCGCTCGCCCATCAACGGCGAACAGGAACGAGAGTGGTACGAGGAGCGCGCCTCGGACGCCGACAGCGACCACACGCACCTGCTCATCTGCCGCGACGGCGAAGCGATGGGGACCATCAGCCTCCACCCGCACGACTCGACGGGCGTGAACGCCGAAATCGGTATCTCGCTCGCCGAGGAGTTCTGGGGCGAGGGCTACGGTACGGAGGCCAGTCGGCTCATCACCGACTTCGGGTTCCGCGAGCGCCGCCACCACCGAATCTTCGCCCGCGTCTTCGAAGGCAACGTCGGGTCCGCTCGCATCTGGGAAAAACTCGGTTTCCGCCACGAGGCGACACACGTCGAAGCCGAGTTCCTCGACGGCGAATACGTAAACGTCGAGCGCTACGCCGTCCTCGAAGACGAATGGTTCGGGGAAGACGAATAG
- a CDS encoding FAD-dependent oxidoreductase: MGRTFVVVGGDAAGMSAASKAKRDDPDLEVVVFEKGEWVSYGACGLPYYVKGEIESLDDLVTLTPEEFAERGIDLRQHHEVVSIDREEQTVTAVHDGERVEQSYDDLLVATGARAVVPPIEGADLDGVFTLHSMNSAATVKRALSPPAAVPDDEFQEGYGAQVHEYLAAANPDSVGIIGGGYIGLEMAEAFEARDMDVHVFEMLPHVLAPFGEDVAEKVEGHLESNGVGVSLDTMVERIVGEDGRVTGIEADGETVPVDVVLVATGVAPNAELAGENGVELGETGAIATDEYGRTNDEHVFAGGDCAEARNAVTGEPDYVPLALTANRAGRAIGQTVTGTPTPVGDIVGTAVVKVFDLEAARTGVIDHEIAEAAGYDPVSQVIEQGSRAHYYPGGSPITVRLTADRESGRLLGASMVGREGVAQRINTVATALHAEMTVGEVEYLDLAYAPPFGPVWDPVLTAAKVLHGKLD, from the coding sequence ATGGGACGAACGTTCGTCGTCGTCGGCGGTGATGCCGCGGGAATGAGTGCAGCGAGCAAGGCGAAACGGGACGACCCCGACCTCGAAGTCGTCGTCTTCGAGAAGGGCGAGTGGGTGTCCTACGGAGCCTGTGGGCTTCCGTACTACGTGAAGGGAGAAATCGAGTCGCTGGACGACCTCGTGACGCTCACGCCGGAGGAGTTCGCCGAACGTGGCATCGACCTCCGACAGCACCACGAAGTCGTCTCCATCGACCGGGAGGAACAGACGGTCACGGCCGTCCACGACGGAGAACGAGTCGAACAGTCCTACGACGACCTGCTCGTCGCCACCGGCGCGCGCGCCGTCGTCCCGCCCATCGAGGGCGCGGACCTCGACGGAGTGTTCACGCTCCACAGCATGAACTCGGCGGCGACCGTCAAGCGCGCGCTCTCCCCACCGGCGGCGGTGCCGGACGACGAGTTCCAAGAGGGGTACGGCGCACAGGTTCACGAATACCTCGCCGCGGCGAATCCGGATTCCGTGGGCATCATCGGCGGCGGCTACATCGGCCTGGAGATGGCGGAGGCGTTCGAGGCCCGCGATATGGACGTCCACGTCTTCGAGATGCTGCCGCACGTGCTCGCCCCGTTCGGGGAAGACGTCGCCGAGAAGGTCGAGGGCCACCTCGAATCGAACGGCGTCGGGGTCTCGCTGGACACGATGGTCGAGCGCATCGTCGGCGAGGACGGCCGCGTGACCGGCATCGAGGCCGACGGCGAGACGGTCCCAGTCGACGTGGTGCTGGTCGCAACCGGCGTCGCGCCGAACGCCGAACTCGCGGGGGAGAACGGCGTCGAACTGGGCGAGACGGGGGCCATCGCCACCGACGAGTACGGGCGGACGAACGACGAACACGTGTTCGCCGGGGGCGACTGCGCCGAAGCGCGCAACGCCGTGACGGGCGAACCGGACTACGTGCCGCTGGCGCTGACCGCGAACCGGGCGGGACGCGCCATCGGACAAACGGTCACGGGCACCCCGACGCCCGTCGGCGATATCGTCGGCACGGCGGTGGTGAAGGTGTTCGACCTCGAAGCCGCACGGACGGGAGTCATCGACCACGAGATAGCCGAAGCCGCCGGATACGACCCCGTATCGCAAGTCATCGAGCAGGGGTCGCGGGCGCACTACTACCCCGGCGGGTCGCCCATCACTGTCCGGTTGACCGCCGACCGGGAGTCCGGCCGCCTGCTCGGCGCGAGCATGGTCGGACGCGAGGGAGTCGCACAGCGCATCAACACGGTGGCGACCGCCCTCCACGCCGAGATGACCGTCGGTGAGGTCGAGTACCTCGACTTGGCGTACGCGCCGCCGTTCGGTCCCGTCTGGGACCCGGTGCTCACGGCCGCGAAGGTCCTCCACGGAAAACTCGACTGA
- a CDS encoding sodium:solute symporter family transporter yields MSPVPFAPLQEIPVTDSPYVLLFGGAYLLIVLAIGVWGYMQTESTADFLITGKSIGTWVLALTAFSVIQSGFGFVGGPELVYSFGTTALWIFFTAPLGFVITWVLLAKRMRLLADIRDVMTLADGMYVRYESAWVRGLTAVAVIVGVMAYLATNLAALQYVMRAIFGLPVMWGLLIGAFILLLYSMLGGMIAGVWTDFVQAITMIVGSLFVFAFALSFGGGMGSISRNLATADPAFVSPFGAMGAPAATIFTALGWWILFSVGAAGQPHLITKFYMSRNLKILRWGAPIAAATYAISSLLAFSTGLSMRAMVEAGQTAAPKSASVVGPVFVLEHTPGVVAGLILAALLAAIMSTSDSFLNIGAAAVSRDIPRALGRPIEDDKTELRVTQAALAGLTIASTLIVFYSQTLVGILGTIGWGFFAAAFFAIAALGLNWKGATKEGAIAALLGGLGVNLFYSAVPRIAETAGFAGLSEAVSGLYPFPGSFPVGTVALLVAIALFIGVSLVTQERQTVPEDIAILLEG; encoded by the coding sequence ATGAGTCCCGTTCCGTTCGCCCCCCTACAGGAAATTCCGGTGACGGATAGCCCGTACGTCCTGCTGTTCGGTGGTGCCTATCTGCTGATCGTGTTGGCAATCGGCGTCTGGGGCTACATGCAGACCGAGAGCACCGCGGACTTCCTCATCACCGGCAAGAGCATCGGCACGTGGGTGCTCGCGCTGACGGCGTTCTCGGTCATCCAGTCCGGGTTCGGCTTCGTCGGCGGTCCCGAACTCGTCTACTCGTTCGGAACGACGGCGCTGTGGATTTTCTTCACCGCGCCGCTCGGATTCGTCATCACGTGGGTGCTGCTGGCGAAGCGGATGCGCCTGCTCGCCGACATCCGCGACGTGATGACGCTCGCCGACGGAATGTACGTCAGATACGAGAGCGCGTGGGTTCGCGGCCTCACCGCCGTCGCCGTCATCGTCGGCGTCATGGCCTATCTGGCGACGAACCTCGCCGCGCTCCAGTACGTCATGCGGGCGATATTCGGCCTGCCGGTTATGTGGGGCCTGCTCATCGGCGCGTTCATCCTCCTGCTCTACAGCATGCTCGGCGGCATGATAGCGGGCGTTTGGACGGACTTCGTGCAGGCCATCACGATGATCGTCGGTTCCCTCTTCGTCTTCGCCTTCGCGCTGTCGTTCGGCGGCGGCATGGGGTCGATTTCGCGCAACCTCGCCACCGCCGACCCGGCGTTCGTCTCGCCGTTCGGCGCGATGGGTGCGCCCGCGGCGACCATCTTCACGGCGCTCGGCTGGTGGATTCTGTTCTCCGTCGGCGCGGCGGGACAGCCACACCTCATCACCAAGTTCTACATGAGCCGCAACCTCAAAATCCTGCGCTGGGGCGCGCCAATCGCGGCGGCGACGTACGCGATTTCGAGCCTCCTCGCCTTCTCGACGGGTCTGTCGATGCGCGCCATGGTCGAGGCGGGCCAGACGGCGGCCCCGAAGAGCGCGTCGGTCGTCGGGCCGGTTTTCGTCCTCGAACACACACCCGGCGTCGTGGCCGGACTCATCCTCGCGGCCCTGCTCGCGGCCATCATGAGCACCAGCGACTCGTTCCTCAACATCGGCGCGGCGGCGGTGTCCCGTGACATCCCTCGCGCGCTCGGCCGCCCCATCGAAGACGACAAGACCGAACTTCGCGTGACACAGGCCGCGCTGGCGGGCTTAACCATCGCCTCGACGCTCATCGTCTTCTACTCGCAGACTTTGGTCGGCATCCTCGGAACCATCGGTTGGGGCTTTTTCGCAGCGGCGTTCTTCGCCATCGCGGCCCTCGGCCTGAACTGGAAGGGGGCGACGAAGGAGGGCGCTATCGCCGCGCTCCTCGGCGGGTTGGGCGTCAACCTGTTCTACAGCGCGGTGCCGCGAATCGCGGAGACCGCGGGATTCGCCGGACTCAGCGAGGCCGTCTCGGGCCTGTACCCGTTCCCCGGTTCGTTCCCGGTCGGGACGGTGGCGCTCCTCGTCGCAATCGCGCTCTTCATCGGCGTCTCGCTGGTGACGCAGGAGCGACAGACGGTTCCGGAGGACATCGCCATCCTCTTGGAGGGATAG
- a CDS encoding DUF367 family protein: MNLHVRYEGDDDPKKCTARKLARFDLAELHRTTRATPYGIVLNPHAEQALSPADRAETDTLVALDCSWESAERALFEMPGVHRALPFLVAANPVNYGKPFRLNTVEAFAAGLCILGERDQAEEILSKFRWGETFLELNAEPLRRYADCADSTDVVAVQQEYLDAGEE; the protein is encoded by the coding sequence GTGAACCTCCACGTCCGGTACGAGGGTGACGACGACCCGAAGAAGTGTACGGCGCGGAAGCTCGCGCGGTTCGACCTCGCCGAACTCCACCGCACGACCCGAGCGACGCCGTACGGCATCGTCCTCAATCCGCACGCGGAGCAGGCGCTGTCGCCCGCCGACCGCGCCGAAACCGACACCCTCGTCGCCCTCGATTGTTCGTGGGAGAGCGCGGAACGGGCGTTGTTCGAGATGCCCGGCGTCCACCGAGCGTTGCCGTTCCTCGTCGCCGCGAACCCCGTCAACTACGGCAAGCCGTTTCGGTTGAACACCGTGGAGGCGTTCGCGGCGGGACTCTGTATCCTCGGGGAGCGCGACCAAGCGGAAGAGATACTCTCGAAGTTCCGCTGGGGGGAGACGTTCCTCGAACTGAACGCGGAACCGCTCCGCCGCTACGCCGACTGTGCCGATTCGACCGACGTCGTGGCGGTACAACAGGAGTATCTGGACGCTGGCGAGGAGTAA